The Fluviispira sanaruensis sequence AATAAAATTCCTTATTGCTTTAATAATTTTGTCTGAAACTAAATCTATTTCACTTTCAAAAGATTTTACCATAATTGGTATTGAAATGCATTTTGATAAAAGGTTATCTGATTTTCTCCATATCTCTTGATAGCAATCTTTGTAAATAGGATGAAACTTCCAAATATGATGCCAATTTTTAGAAAAATGCCAATTCATTGCATCTGGAACATTTTTTGTTCCAATTCCATCTTCTTTTAATAAAGCAACGACTTTAGCTGCAGTTCCTGCATTTGGTAAAAACAGCATGAGTGTATCTGCCAATTCTCCTTCCGGAGATATGATTTCACGAAATTCAACTGAGTTTGATATTGATTCTGTTAAATTAGATTTCAATCTGCGTTTATTTGCTCTATTTTTTTGTAAAATATAGCTAAGTTTCAACAATTGAGCCGAACCAACTGCGGCTTGCATTTCAGTCATTCTAAAGTTAAAGCCACTTATTCTAGCCGTATCACAACCACGGGATACATTTTGCAGGTTTTGATGCCCATGATCGTGATATTCAGCCATTAAATTATATAATTCTGAATTTTGCGTGAGGATAAAACCTCCCTCACCCGTAGTAATTGTTTTTCCAAAATCTA is a genomic window containing:
- a CDS encoding DegT/DnrJ/EryC1/StrS family aminotransferase, whose product is MPGYEIIGEEELKNIQEIFSQSSGVLFAHGFPNQRGGRYRVREFEKQLAENFSSEYCQVVSSRTAAEFVALKAMGIQPGDEVITQAFTFVATIEGIIECGATPIVVDIDETLNMCPIALEKAITSKTKCIIPVYMLGNPARMDEIMKISSKYNIPVMEDACEALGATYKNKSVGTIGHCGIFSLDFGKTITTGEGGFILTQNSELYNLMAEYHDHGHQNLQNVSRGCDTARISGFNFRMTEMQAAVGSAQLLKLSYILQKNRANKRRLKSNLTESISNSVEFREIISPEGELADTLMLFLPNAGTAAKVVALLKEDGIGTKNVPDAMNWHFSKNWHHIWKFHPIYKDCYQEIWRKSDNLLSKCISIPIMVKSFESEIDLVSDKIIKAIRNFI